A single genomic interval of Mustela nigripes isolate SB6536 chromosome 7, MUSNIG.SB6536, whole genome shotgun sequence harbors:
- the LKAAEAR1 gene encoding protein LKAAEAR1: MQARKEAGRRGPRDRAGKGSREERAKGPPAAEPPKPGWAVSLEGLAAMRPAQRRRHMLFGDLLEDVGAAASIFPRESVELGYRMPDLRGWTQSLELPAARQDLLLGVLKAAEARGRIRALRLRYIRMRAEEIALLVLQQKSARAAIRLELFLPPRLKPTRIPDPLDRQERRRVETILEEKVDGSIFPR, encoded by the exons ATGCAGGCTCGGAAGGAGGCCGGGCGCAGGGGCCCGCGGGATCGAGCGGGAAAGGGGTCCCGTGAGGAGCGAGCCAAGGGGCCGCCCGCGGCGGAGCCCCCCAAGCCGGGTTGGGCCGTGTCGCTGGAGGGGCTGGCGGCCATGCGCCCCGCGCAGCGTCGTCGTCACATGCTCTTCGGGGACCTGCTGGAGGACGTGGGCGCGGCCGCGTCCATCTTCCCCCGCGAGTCAGTGGAGCTGGGGTACCGCATGCCCGACCTGCGCGGCTGGACGCAGTCCCTCGAGCTGCCCGCGGCGCGCCAGGACCTGCTCCTCGGCGTCCTCAAGGCGGCCGAGGCCCGAGGACGGATCCGGGCCCTGCGGCTGCGCTACATCCGCATGCGA gCGGAGGAGATCGCGCTCCTCGTCCTGCAGCAGAAGTCCGCGCGCGCCGCCATCCGGCTGGAGCTGTTCCTGCCGCCGCGGCTGAAGCCGACGCGCATCCCCGACCCCCTGGACCGGCAAGAG AGGAGGCGCGTGGAGACCATCCTGGAGGAGAAAGTTGATGGCAGCATCTTCCCCCGTTGA